aatttttaaaaacttctTCATCTACCTttggtctctctttttctgacaacttgaaaattattttctttttttatatatatatatatatatatatatatatatatatatgtatataaataattgattaattaaaaaaatatgttattataatataaaaagaaatatattaaaaatatattaatttttacgaatccacagggagccacaggagagggactaaagagccaaatGTGGCTTCAGAGGTGCCGGTTGTAGACCCCCTTTTTAAGGACTGAAGTACAAAAAACAGTTGAACAGTTTACCAGCCATAGCTCTGGTGAAGAACATGCCACCCTGTTTGTTGAGCAGAGACACGTCCAGGGTTCCGCCGCCAAGGTCCACCACCAGCACGCTGAAGACAGAGTCCACCTTGTGAAGACCATACGCCATGGCCGCCGCCGTCGGCTCGTTAATTACACGCAGGATATCCAAGCCTGTGTGTGAGTCAGTTGTCATGTTAGTCATATTTGTGAGAATCACATCAAGTCATGAaggttattgttgttttatggCTGACCAGCGAGGTTAGCGGCTTTGACAGTATACTGCCTCTGCCTGTCGTCAAACTCTGCGGGCACCGAGATGACGGCTTTGGAGATGGGCACGCCCAAGTGCTGCTCGGCCATTTTCCTCATCTTCAGCAGCAGTCGAGAGCCGATGAACTCGGGAGTCACAGTGAATGTGACGTTGGCGATGATCACAAACTCGGCGCTCCCATTGTTGGAGATCAcctggaaatagattttttttttaaagcatatcaaaaaaaaattaaggtttcTACATCTCAGTAATACCTCTATTATTATAaccactatttttttctccttttctctTGTATATAATTGACAGTAAGCatattgttttacttttgtacaCAAGCACATTTCAAAGTATATACTTTTAGGTAAAGGAGTACTTCTATTTTAACCAGAGTCTTTATCTACACAAGTTCTGTACTTCTAATTCGGCAGAGACTTGTACTTTTGCCAACAATTGTGTACCTCccttattattatatatattttgactcTTCTATAAGAGTACAATGACCTCAAAGTCATGTATGCAACCCACCTGGAAGGGATAGCGGCTGCTCTCCTGCTCCAGCAAATGCGGAGTAAATATCTTCCCAATGAACCGCTTAGCATCATAGATGGTGTTGCGGGGGTTGTTGTCGGCCACGCCGATGGCATCGTGCCCTGCAAGCACTGACGTGTTGGTGAAGGAGACGGCGCTAGGGATGCTCATCCTGCCCTCCTCGTCTGCTATCACCTCCACCTCTCCTTTGCCAGGGTGGAACACGCCCACGGAGCAAAAAGTAGTGCCCAGGTCCAGGCCGATCACTTTGGGCTTGGGTGGAGGTAGGTACTGCTGGCCCAAATAACCAGCCAAAAACAGAGCCAGGATCATAGAACCTGTAGTACATACACATCACAATGTTAGTACCCTATCGCCTATTCATTAAAAGAATTAAACAGATAGCTAGATGAAGGCATTCGAGGTGATTATTTTTCGACTTACCAATCATTGACATTTCTCCTGCCATCGTCACGTACTTTAGCGAATCCACGCACCGTTGAAATAACCataaattgttgttaaaaacaCCGAATCGGTACTGGTTACATTGAGCTTTGCCAAACGACGCTACAAATAAGTCTGTGATGCGGCATTCACACTTCCTATTACACACGTCAGCGTTGTACGCGTGTTGTGGAGGATGCTGGGTAATGTAGTCTAAGAGACGCACTGTCAACGGAGATATGACCAAAAGTAATTGTCGTTTTTTACTACATTTCCCACAACACCGTGCGAGACATAAGCGtctcaaagattttttttctttaacacactcacacataaacGCACGCCTACAAaaatggtctcccaggcgggggaagagaacccacgccaacctgcaccgTAGGAAAGTGgcggtaccactccgccaccaGGAGCACATATCAAAGAAATTACTCGTTTTATTTGTCACAgtgtatataataaataataaataataaataataaataataaataataaataataaataataaataataaataataaataataaataataattactttCAAGTTTACAATTTCtaaaagtatttgtttaacCATATTCCTGCTATTAGGAAAAACCTACGATACACGTTTCCCACTTAAGTTAGGAAACCTCCTGCTCAAGGTCATCCATTCACTTAAAAACATCATATTTGTTAaggaaaaacacattattttcatttccaacaaAATATGAACACAAACGTGTGTGATTACATGCTGTGACTGTTGACCTGAGTACTCTTCATTGTCTGACACATAAAccaaattagttaatattttgtatggTAATATAACTTAATATCTGAGATTCAATGTAGCTAAAACGAAACTATAATGGCCTTCACACTTGGCCTCTCTTTCCATAATGCACATGATTTTATCTTATCAATGGACCTATCCATTAGTTCAATAACTTTTCAGTGAGTTATGAATGCTAGATCCAATGATCACATCTTTCTGTCATAATCGCAAATGTTTCTGTATAGGTTTCCATTCAATTAGTTATTTTACTCTTTGTTTCTGTGCCTACAAATATTCATCACCCAGAATGCTTGATGTTGTATGATCCTTTCAAACAGATTTCCATAGATAGAGCAGCATGTTCTTGTCTTTCTGTCTTCATCTTGGGGACAGAGGTAGCACCTTTCCTTTTCAGCAGGCTGCCCCCTATGTGGCTCCTCATGAGGTTTCAGATAGCCAAGTGTGCCAAGAGCATCTTTAGAGTGTTTGCATAGTATTCCTAGCTTTTGGACTTTCCTGTTTTATTCTTCAACAATGCTTATTCCTAGCTCCACAAGGAATTGCCTTCTCCTGGATGCATGGCGCTGTACTTGCCAGTCTGTAAAGTTTGCCATCCGTTATTGTGACCTGATCAGTACCGTGGACGAACCATATGAACTGCATGTTTTCCTTGGTTGTTTCCCAAGACACATTTTTAGGGCATGCTTAGGTCAACTATAGtttcaaaatcaattttgaaAATTGGGGTCCATTGGACCCCAAAA
The genomic region above belongs to Vanacampus margaritifer isolate UIUO_Vmar chromosome 5, RoL_Vmar_1.0, whole genome shotgun sequence and contains:
- the hspa13 gene encoding heat shock 70 kDa protein 13, translated to MAGEMSMIGSMILALFLAGYLGQQYLPPPKPKVIGLDLGTTFCSVGVFHPGKGEVEVIADEEGRMSIPSAVSFTNTSVLAGHDAIGVADNNPRNTIYDAKRFIGKIFTPHLLEQESSRYPFQVISNNGSAEFVIIANVTFTVTPEFIGSRLLLKMRKMAEQHLGVPISKAVISVPAEFDDRQRQYTVKAANLAGLDILRVINEPTAAAMAYGLHKVDSVFSVLVVDLGGGTLDVSLLNKQGGMFFTRAMAGNNKLGGQDFSQRLLQYTIERVRQEFGVVPTLKEDLHRLRQAVEAAKINLTLQPSATVRVPVTLHARDDSAPEPALFEATITRQLFEELNEDLFQKILTPVETVLSEGHLDKNQVDEIVLVGGSTRIPRIRRLIAEFFDKEPNTSVDPDLAVVTGVALQAGIMGGSWPLQVSAIEIPNRQLHKTNFN